In a genomic window of Pelecanus crispus isolate bPelCri1 chromosome 1, bPelCri1.pri, whole genome shotgun sequence:
- the NDUFV3 gene encoding NADH dehydrogenase [ubiquinone] flavoprotein 3, mitochondrial isoform X2, with product MAAPSLLGCCGQAASRKVLWLEARGLRGVAPSAAFCSRPVGSKTPAAISANKGESISSTNLEEASKPAEDIRMFMSRKTVVAFPQRVVVSSLEEEDLTTPATEGGLRKELVEEETLSSSSSDSDSSSDSEEANDDDVSEVAVKTKVDFPRRDSISENIAVKASVLAKENLSQKSHKEYVAKKKPCKTETDVSPVKQVAFSKTSVRHEASKSKARDPKVKSTPKEAGRQKLVLEPHMIESRDLTNVTHKSDYLEEKSIGTQVAAIQLKASSVTQEDKKQKLVSRGEEKKVKEAQESEAEEVTAPKLEETSESTMLVVGTTAKEETIQEAGVQAGERSTIEETTAAAEPAPEEFDNSTYKNLQHHEYNIYTFVDSVVVLSKFRQPQPSSGRPSPRH from the exons GTGTTGTGGCTGGAGGCCCGGGGGCTGCGAGGGGTGGCCCCCTCAGCGGCGTTCTGCAGCAGGCCAGTGGGCTCCAAGACGCCGGCAGCGA TATCTGCAAACAAAGGTGAGAGCATATCTAGTACTAACCTCGAGGAAGCTTCAAAACCTGCTGAAGACATAAGGATGTTCATGTCAAGAAAAACTGTGGTTGCATTTCCTCAGCGAGTAGTTGTTTCCTCCCTCGAGGAGGAAGACCTCACTACACCTGCAACAGAAGGAGGCTTGAGGAAAGAGTTAGTTGAGGAAGAAACTTTGTCTTCATCCAGCTCAGATTCAGATTCTAGCTCAGATTCTGAGGAAGCAAATGATGATGATGTTTCAGAAGTTGCTGTTAAAACCAAAGTTGACTTTCCTAGACGAGATTCCATCTCTGAGAACATAGCAGTAAAGGCATCAGTGCTAGCAAAAGAGAACTTGTCCCAGAAATCCCACAAAGAATATGTGGCTAAGAAGAAGCcatgcaaaacagaaactgaTGTGTCTCCTGTCAAGCAGGTTGCATTTTCTAAAACGTCAGTCAGGCATGAAGCATCAAAATCCAAAGCAAGAGACCCCAAAGTAAAATCCACTCCAAAAGAAGCAGGTCGGCAGAAGCTGGTCTTAGAACCACACATGATTGAAAGCCGAGACCTGACCAATGTCACTCATAAATCTGATTACTTGGAGGAAAAGTCCATTGGAACCCAAGTAGCAGCTATTCAGCTGAAAGCTTCATCAGTGACTcaggaagacaaaaagcaaaaactggtatccagaggagaagaaaaaaaggtgaaggaggCACAGGAGTCAGAAGCAGAAGAAGTAACTGCTCCTAAACTAGAAGAGACTTCTGAAAGCACAATGTTGGTGGTGGGCACTACAGCAAAGGAGGAGACCATTCAGGAAGCAGGAGTCCAGGCTGGAGAAAGAAGCACAATAGAGG agactacagcagctgctgagcctGCTCCAGAAGAATTTGATAATTCTACCTACAAGAACCTTCAGCATCATGAATATAACATTTATACCTTTGTTGATTCTGTTGTGGTTCTCTCAAAATTCAGGCAGCCTCAGCCATCTTCTGGAAGACCATCACCAAGGCACTGA
- the NDUFV3 gene encoding NADH dehydrogenase [ubiquinone] flavoprotein 3, mitochondrial isoform X1, protein MAAPSLLGCCGQAASRKVLWLEARGLRGVAPSAAFCSRPVGSKTPAANVVAPQGSTKLLAIKAPLEFPKTLSSSSLLVSANKGESISSTNLEEASKPAEDIRMFMSRKTVVAFPQRVVVSSLEEEDLTTPATEGGLRKELVEEETLSSSSSDSDSSSDSEEANDDDVSEVAVKTKVDFPRRDSISENIAVKASVLAKENLSQKSHKEYVAKKKPCKTETDVSPVKQVAFSKTSVRHEASKSKARDPKVKSTPKEAGRQKLVLEPHMIESRDLTNVTHKSDYLEEKSIGTQVAAIQLKASSVTQEDKKQKLVSRGEEKKVKEAQESEAEEVTAPKLEETSESTMLVVGTTAKEETIQEAGVQAGERSTIEETTAAAEPAPEEFDNSTYKNLQHHEYNIYTFVDSVVVLSKFRQPQPSSGRPSPRH, encoded by the exons GTGTTGTGGCTGGAGGCCCGGGGGCTGCGAGGGGTGGCCCCCTCAGCGGCGTTCTGCAGCAGGCCAGTGGGCTCCAAGACGCCGGCAGCGA ATGTAGTGGCACCACAGGGAAGCACCAAGCTGCTAGCCATCAAGGCACCACTTGAATTTCCTAAAACGTTGTCTTCTAGCTCTCTCCTAGTATCTGCAAACAAAGGTGAGAGCATATCTAGTACTAACCTCGAGGAAGCTTCAAAACCTGCTGAAGACATAAGGATGTTCATGTCAAGAAAAACTGTGGTTGCATTTCCTCAGCGAGTAGTTGTTTCCTCCCTCGAGGAGGAAGACCTCACTACACCTGCAACAGAAGGAGGCTTGAGGAAAGAGTTAGTTGAGGAAGAAACTTTGTCTTCATCCAGCTCAGATTCAGATTCTAGCTCAGATTCTGAGGAAGCAAATGATGATGATGTTTCAGAAGTTGCTGTTAAAACCAAAGTTGACTTTCCTAGACGAGATTCCATCTCTGAGAACATAGCAGTAAAGGCATCAGTGCTAGCAAAAGAGAACTTGTCCCAGAAATCCCACAAAGAATATGTGGCTAAGAAGAAGCcatgcaaaacagaaactgaTGTGTCTCCTGTCAAGCAGGTTGCATTTTCTAAAACGTCAGTCAGGCATGAAGCATCAAAATCCAAAGCAAGAGACCCCAAAGTAAAATCCACTCCAAAAGAAGCAGGTCGGCAGAAGCTGGTCTTAGAACCACACATGATTGAAAGCCGAGACCTGACCAATGTCACTCATAAATCTGATTACTTGGAGGAAAAGTCCATTGGAACCCAAGTAGCAGCTATTCAGCTGAAAGCTTCATCAGTGACTcaggaagacaaaaagcaaaaactggtatccagaggagaagaaaaaaaggtgaaggaggCACAGGAGTCAGAAGCAGAAGAAGTAACTGCTCCTAAACTAGAAGAGACTTCTGAAAGCACAATGTTGGTGGTGGGCACTACAGCAAAGGAGGAGACCATTCAGGAAGCAGGAGTCCAGGCTGGAGAAAGAAGCACAATAGAGG agactacagcagctgctgagcctGCTCCAGAAGAATTTGATAATTCTACCTACAAGAACCTTCAGCATCATGAATATAACATTTATACCTTTGTTGATTCTGTTGTGGTTCTCTCAAAATTCAGGCAGCCTCAGCCATCTTCTGGAAGACCATCACCAAGGCACTGA